A window from Rhinolophus sinicus isolate RSC01 linkage group LG01, ASM3656204v1, whole genome shotgun sequence encodes these proteins:
- the ACTRT3 gene encoding actin-related protein T3, giving the protein MSYYQLPVVIDNGSGVIKAGLAGSREPQFVYPNIIGRDKGGSCAAEGAGELCLGHQAQARRSSLSISYPVERGLVTSWRDMEITWKHIYDHNLKLKPCDGPVLITEPALNPLANRQQITEVFFEHLEVPAFYMSIQGVLALFAAGFTTGFVMSAGAGVTQCVPIFEGYCLPHAVQQLNLAGLDLTNHLMLLLKDHGIMLLSAADRQIVADIKEIACYVAMNYEEEMAKKPASIEKVYQLPDGKTIKLHDQLFQCPEALFSPSLMNIATPGIDKMCFSSIMQCDTDLRNSFFSNIILAGGSTLFSGLEKRLVKDIAKVVPANTPVQVIAPPERKISVWMGGSILASLSAFQDMWITAAEFKEVGPNIVHQRCF; this is encoded by the exons atgAGCTACTACCAGCTACCGGTTGTGATCGACAACGGCTCCGGAGTGATCAAGGCGGGCCTGGCTGGGTCCCGGGAGCCCCAGTTTGTCTACCCAAACATTATCGGCCGCGATAAGGGTGGGAGCTGTGCTGCCGAGGGCGCGGGGGAGCTGTGCTTGGGCCACCAAGCGCAGGCCAGGAGAAGCTCTCTGTCCATCAG CTACCCAGTGGAGCGTGGTCTCGTTACTTCCTGGAGAGACATGGAAATCACATGGAAACATATCTATGACCATAACCTGAAGCTAAAGCCCTGTGATGGCCCAGTCTTGATTACAGAACCAGCACTAAACCCACTGGCCAACCGACAACAGATCACTGAAGTGTTTTTTGAGCACCTGGAGGTTCCTGCCTTCTATATGTCCATCCAGGGGGTGCTGGCTCTCTTTGCTGCTGGCTTCACTACTGGCTTTGTGATGAGTGCAGGTGCTGGAGTTACCCAGTGTGTGCCCATCTTTGAAGGTTACTGTCTGCCTCATGCTGTCCAGCAGCTAAATCTGGCAGGCCTTGACCTCACCAACCACCTCATGTTGCTGTTGAAGGACCATGGAATCATGCTGCTTAGTGCTGCAGACAGACAGATTGTGGCAGACATTAAGGAAATAGCTTGTTATGTGGCAATGAACTATGAGGAGGAAATGGCCAAGAAACCTGCTAGTATAGAGAAAGTTTACCAACTACCTGATGGGAAGACGATCAAGCTCCATGACCAGCTCTTTCAGTGTCCGGAGgccctcttctctccatctctcatgAACATTGCAACTCCTGGCATTGATAAGATGTGCTTCAGCAGCATAATGCAATGTGATACAGATCTGAggaattcctttttctccaataTTATCCTTGCTGGGGGATCAACCTTGTTCTCTGGTTTAGAAAAGCGACTAGTTAAAGATATAGCAAAGGTGGTGCCTGCCAATACCCCTGTGCAGGTTATAGCTCCCCCAGAAAGGAAAATATCGGTGTGGATGGGAGGCTCTATTCTTGCATCCTTGTCTGCCTTCCAGGACATGTGGATCACTGCTGCAGAATTTAAAGAAGTCGGACCCAACATCGTACATCAAAGATGCTTCTGA